From Streptomyces sp. NBC_01460, a single genomic window includes:
- a CDS encoding M56 family metallopeptidase, with protein sequence MLVSLALLLLGALAAVVAPSLMARARWPEREPVVALWVWQCVVAGVLLSFGLSMTLSAAAAWQAVRGHVFAPAPHGVVEAYALGAYGPWSAVIAVLLALGGVWTAAMLVREIHRARSRRRRRRTELLVRSPLLPGEEPGSERLVVLEGERPDAWWLPGSAPRLVITTAALGRLKGRQLDAVLAHEQGHAQARHDWLLHCSGALATGFPQVPVFAAFRDEMHRLVELAADDVASRRFGRLTIALALVELNEDRGVFGPGPASGAHVPLRVDRLLAPVERLTAGRRLRLTAAAALVPVVPLLVAFVPGLRALG encoded by the coding sequence ATGTTGGTCTCCCTCGCGCTGCTGCTGCTCGGTGCACTGGCCGCCGTCGTGGCCCCGAGCCTGATGGCGAGGGCCCGCTGGCCGGAGCGTGAGCCGGTCGTGGCCCTGTGGGTCTGGCAGTGCGTGGTCGCGGGAGTCCTGTTGTCGTTCGGGCTCTCCATGACCTTGAGCGCGGCCGCCGCCTGGCAGGCGGTGCGCGGCCATGTGTTCGCGCCCGCTCCGCACGGCGTGGTCGAGGCCTACGCCCTGGGGGCGTACGGGCCGTGGTCCGCGGTCATCGCGGTCCTGCTGGCCCTGGGCGGGGTCTGGACGGCCGCCATGCTCGTACGGGAGATCCACCGCGCCCGGTCCCGCCGCAGGCGGCGCCGGACCGAACTGCTGGTCCGTTCCCCGCTGTTGCCGGGCGAGGAGCCCGGCAGCGAGCGCCTCGTGGTGCTGGAGGGCGAGCGCCCCGATGCCTGGTGGCTGCCGGGGTCGGCACCCCGACTGGTCATCACCACCGCGGCGCTCGGACGCCTGAAGGGGCGTCAGCTCGACGCCGTGCTGGCGCACGAGCAGGGCCACGCCCAGGCCCGCCACGACTGGCTCCTGCACTGTTCGGGCGCGCTCGCGACCGGATTCCCGCAGGTACCGGTGTTCGCCGCGTTCCGGGACGAGATGCACCGCCTGGTCGAACTGGCCGCGGACGATGTGGCCTCACGCCGCTTCGGGCGCCTCACGATCGCCCTCGCTCTGGTCGAACTCAACGAGGACCGCGGCGTGTTCGGACCCGGACCGGCCTCCGGCGCCCATGTGCCCCTCAGGGTCGACCGCTTGCTCGCACCGGTGGAGCGGCTCACCGCGGGCCGCCGGCTCCGGCTGACCGCCGCTGCTGCGCTGGTTCCCGTCGTACCGCTGCTCGTGGCCTTCGTGCCGGGACTCAGGGCTCTGGGATAG
- a CDS encoding glycerophosphodiester phosphodiesterase, whose translation MTFLTIGHRGVMGVEPENTLRSFAHAEQAGMDAVELDLHLSKDGALAVMHDAAVDRTTDGHGLIAEKTLTELRALDAGQGERVPVFEEVLDAVGSPLQAEIKDVAAARALAEVMLRRDLAGRVEVSSFHDEAVAEIAQLVPGVRTVLIASRWEGDVVDRAKAAGAATLALNIRRLTLEVVEQAHAEGLKVIGWVVNTPDHLRLVRALGLDGATTDYPEIRRAGRFTA comes from the coding sequence TTGACTTTTCTCACCATCGGTCATCGCGGGGTCATGGGCGTCGAACCGGAGAACACACTCCGGTCGTTCGCGCACGCGGAGCAGGCGGGCATGGACGCCGTCGAGCTGGATCTCCATCTCAGCAAGGACGGCGCGCTCGCCGTGATGCACGACGCCGCCGTGGACCGCACGACGGACGGGCACGGCCTGATCGCCGAGAAGACGCTGACGGAGCTGCGCGCGCTCGACGCCGGGCAGGGCGAGCGGGTACCCGTCTTCGAGGAGGTGCTCGACGCGGTCGGTTCGCCCCTCCAGGCCGAGATCAAGGACGTGGCGGCCGCCAGGGCGCTGGCCGAGGTGATGCTGCGACGCGATCTGGCGGGCCGCGTGGAGGTGTCCTCGTTCCACGACGAGGCGGTCGCCGAGATCGCGCAGCTGGTACCGGGGGTGCGGACGGTGCTCATCGCCAGCCGCTGGGAGGGCGACGTGGTGGACCGGGCGAAGGCGGCCGGCGCGGCGACGCTCGCCCTGAACATCCGGCGCCTGACCCTCGAGGTGGTCGAGCAGGCGCACGCGGAGGGCCTGAAGGTGATCGGCTGGGTGGTCAACACCCCGGACCACCTGCGTCTCGTCCGCGCGCTCGGACTGGACGGGGCGACGACCGACTACCCGGAGATCCGGCGCGCGGGCCGCTTCACCGCATGA
- a CDS encoding GNAT family N-acetyltransferase: MDIAPATPRAELTFRDATEDDVPVLVRLVESAYRGDASRAGWTSEADILQGQRTDAEGVREVITTPSGRVLVAEQDGLVVACCQLEHRGKAAYFGMFAVRPELQGAGLGKVIIAEAEHTAREEWGVGEMHMTVISVRHELIAWYERRGYRRTGELSPFPYGEERFGIPQRDDLAFELLVKEL, encoded by the coding sequence ATGGACATCGCACCGGCCACGCCACGGGCAGAACTGACCTTCCGCGACGCGACCGAGGACGATGTGCCGGTCCTCGTGCGGCTCGTGGAGAGCGCCTACCGGGGCGACGCGAGCCGGGCCGGGTGGACCAGTGAGGCGGACATCCTCCAGGGGCAGCGCACCGACGCCGAAGGGGTGCGCGAGGTGATCACGACCCCCTCCGGCCGGGTCCTCGTCGCCGAACAGGACGGCCTCGTGGTCGCCTGCTGCCAGCTCGAACACCGGGGGAAGGCCGCGTACTTCGGCATGTTCGCGGTCAGGCCCGAGTTGCAGGGCGCCGGCCTCGGCAAGGTGATCATCGCCGAGGCGGAGCACACGGCCCGTGAGGAGTGGGGCGTCGGCGAGATGCACATGACGGTGATCTCGGTCCGTCACGAGCTCATCGCCTGGTACGAGCGCCGGGGCTACCGCCGTACGGGAGAGCTCTCCCCCTTCCCGTACGGCGAGGAGCGCTTCGGCATCCCGCAGCGCGACGACCTCGCCTTCGAGCTGCTGGTCAAGGAGTTGTAA
- a CDS encoding electron transfer flavoprotein subunit beta/FixA family protein, which produces MSLRIVVCVKYVPDATGDRHFADDLTLDRDDVDGLLSELDEYAVEQALQIAGEADDAEITVLTVGPEDAKDALRKALSMGADKAVHVEDDDLHGTDVIGTSLVLAKAIEKTGYDLVIAGMASTDGTMGVLPALLAERLGVPQVTLLSEVSVDGGTVKGRRDGDSASEQLEASLPAVVSVTDQSGEARYPSFKGIMAAKKKPVESLDLEDLEIEADEVGLGGSWTAVDSAAERPARTAGTIVKDEGEGGKQLAEFLAGQKFI; this is translated from the coding sequence GTGAGCTTGAGGATCGTTGTCTGTGTGAAGTACGTGCCCGACGCCACCGGCGACCGGCACTTCGCCGATGACCTGACCCTGGACCGTGACGACGTCGACGGTCTGCTGTCGGAGCTCGACGAGTACGCGGTCGAGCAGGCGCTGCAGATCGCCGGCGAGGCGGACGACGCGGAGATCACCGTGCTCACGGTGGGTCCCGAGGACGCCAAGGACGCGCTGCGCAAGGCGCTGTCGATGGGCGCCGACAAGGCCGTCCACGTCGAGGACGACGACCTGCACGGCACCGACGTCATCGGTACGTCCCTGGTCCTGGCCAAGGCGATCGAGAAGACCGGTTACGACCTGGTCATCGCCGGCATGGCGTCCACCGACGGCACGATGGGTGTGCTCCCGGCGCTGCTCGCGGAGCGTCTCGGCGTCCCGCAGGTCACGCTGCTCTCCGAGGTGTCGGTCGACGGCGGCACGGTCAAGGGCCGCCGTGACGGCGACTCCGCGTCCGAGCAGCTGGAGGCGTCGCTGCCGGCCGTGGTCTCGGTGACCGACCAGTCGGGCGAGGCCCGCTACCCGTCGTTCAAGGGCATCATGGCGGCGAAGAAGAAGCCGGTGGAGTCCCTGGACCTGGAGGACCTGGAGATCGAGGCGGACGAGGTCGGCCTGGGCGGCTCCTGGACCGCGGTGGACTCCGCGGCCGAGCGTCCCGCCCGCACGGCGGGCACGATCGTCAAGGACGAGGGCGAGGGCGGCAAGCAGCTGGCCGAGTTCCTCGCGGGCCAGAAGTTCATCTGA
- a CDS encoding flavin reductase family protein translates to MTASPDLGTSRTAAPELLRSVFRQHAAGVAVITAAGAGPVGFTATSLNSVAAEPPLVSFGVGTSSSSWPVVAEAEHIGVHILGEEQPELAATFARSGADRFGPSTDWRTGPEGVPLLGGVVAWLVCRVVARIPAGDHRIVIARVEAGDSSGGGRPLVYHQGRFTALRD, encoded by the coding sequence ATGACGGCCTCCCCCGATCTCGGCACCTCCCGGACAGCTGCCCCCGAACTCCTCCGCTCCGTCTTCCGGCAGCACGCCGCCGGGGTCGCCGTGATCACCGCGGCGGGCGCCGGCCCGGTCGGGTTCACCGCGACCTCGCTCAACTCCGTCGCCGCCGAGCCCCCGCTCGTCTCCTTCGGCGTGGGCACCTCGTCCTCCAGCTGGCCCGTGGTCGCGGAGGCGGAGCACATCGGCGTGCACATACTCGGCGAGGAACAGCCGGAGCTGGCCGCGACGTTCGCGCGCAGCGGGGCCGACCGGTTCGGCCCGTCCACCGACTGGCGCACCGGCCCGGAGGGGGTGCCGCTCCTCGGGGGAGTGGTGGCCTGGCTGGTCTGCCGGGTGGTGGCCCGGATCCCGGCAGGTGACCACCGCATCGTGATCGCCCGGGTGGAGGCCGGGGACTCCTCCGGAGGGGGCCGGCCGCTGGTCTACCACCAAGGCCGGTTCACCGCTCTGCGAGACTGA
- a CDS encoding lysophospholipid acyltransferase family protein has translation MAELVYRPVIGAARTLFKALDLKIDTQGSEHIPKTGGAVLVSNHISYLDFIFTGLGALPQKRLVRFMAKESVFRHKVSGPLMRGMKHIPVDRNQGEDAYAHALASLRSGEIVGVFPEATISQSFTLKSFKSGAARLAQEAGVPLIPMALWGTQRLWTKGRPRNFRRSHTPITIRVGEPLEAPTDQYAGAITRRLRERVQELLEAAQRAYPVRPKDAADTWWVPAHLGGTAPTPAEVREHG, from the coding sequence ATGGCAGAACTCGTCTATCGGCCGGTCATCGGCGCCGCTCGCACCCTGTTCAAGGCGCTCGACCTGAAGATCGACACCCAGGGTTCGGAGCACATCCCGAAGACCGGTGGCGCGGTTCTGGTCAGCAACCACATCAGCTATCTCGACTTCATCTTCACCGGCCTCGGCGCCCTGCCCCAGAAGCGGCTCGTCCGCTTCATGGCGAAGGAGTCGGTGTTCCGGCACAAGGTGTCCGGTCCCCTGATGCGCGGCATGAAGCACATCCCCGTCGACCGCAACCAGGGCGAGGACGCCTACGCGCACGCGCTCGCGTCCCTGCGCTCGGGCGAGATCGTCGGCGTCTTCCCCGAGGCGACCATCTCGCAGTCCTTCACCTTGAAGAGCTTCAAGTCGGGCGCCGCACGGCTGGCCCAGGAAGCCGGCGTCCCGCTGATCCCGATGGCGCTGTGGGGCACCCAGCGGCTGTGGACCAAGGGGCGCCCGCGCAACTTCCGGCGCAGCCACACCCCGATCACGATCCGCGTGGGCGAGCCCCTGGAGGCACCCACCGACCAGTACGCCGGGGCGATCACCCGTCGGCTGCGCGAACGCGTCCAGGAGCTGCTCGAAGCGGCGCAGCGGGCCTATCCGGTGCGGCCCAAGGACGCGGCCGACACCTGGTGGGTCCCGGCGCACCTCGGCGGTACGGCTCCGACGCCCGCAGAGGTGCGCGAGCACGGCTGA
- a CDS encoding electron transfer flavoprotein subunit alpha/FixB family protein gives MAEVLVYVDHVDGAVRKPTLELLTLARRIGEPVALALGNGAADTAAALAEHGAVKVLTADAPEFADYLVVPKVDALQAAYDAVSPAAVLLPSSAEAKEIAARLALRIGSGIITDAVDLEAGDSGPVATQSAFAASYTTKSRVSKGTPVITVKPNSVAVEAAPAAGAVEALTVSFSATATGTKVLSRTPRESTGRPELTEAAIVVSGGRGVNGAENFGIIEALADSLGAAVGASRAAVDAGWYPHTNQVGQTGKSVSPQLYIASGISGAIQHRAGMQTSKTIVAVNKDAEAPIFDLVDYGVVGDLFDVVPQLTDEVKTRKG, from the coding sequence ATGGCTGAAGTTCTCGTCTATGTCGACCACGTGGACGGTGCCGTCCGCAAGCCCACCCTGGAGCTGCTGACGCTCGCCCGCCGCATCGGCGAGCCCGTCGCGCTCGCCCTGGGCAACGGTGCCGCCGACACCGCCGCCGCGCTCGCCGAGCACGGCGCGGTCAAGGTCCTGACCGCCGACGCGCCGGAGTTCGCCGACTACCTCGTCGTCCCCAAGGTCGACGCCCTGCAGGCCGCCTACGACGCGGTGTCCCCGGCCGCGGTGCTGCTGCCCTCCTCGGCCGAGGCCAAGGAGATCGCGGCCCGCCTCGCGCTGCGCATCGGTTCCGGCATCATCACCGACGCCGTCGACCTGGAGGCCGGTGACTCGGGCCCGGTCGCGACGCAGTCGGCGTTCGCCGCCTCGTACACCACCAAATCCCGTGTCTCCAAGGGCACTCCGGTCATCACGGTCAAGCCGAACTCGGTCGCCGTCGAGGCCGCCCCGGCCGCGGGTGCCGTCGAGGCCCTCACGGTCTCCTTCTCCGCGACGGCCACCGGCACCAAGGTCCTCTCCCGCACCCCGCGCGAGTCGACCGGGCGCCCGGAGCTGACCGAGGCCGCGATCGTCGTCTCCGGTGGCCGTGGCGTCAACGGCGCCGAGAACTTCGGGATCATCGAGGCGCTCGCGGACTCCCTCGGTGCCGCTGTCGGTGCCTCGCGTGCCGCGGTGGACGCCGGCTGGTACCCGCACACCAACCAGGTCGGCCAGACCGGCAAGTCGGTCTCCCCGCAGCTGTACATCGCCTCCGGCATCTCCGGCGCGATCCAGCACCGGGCCGGCATGCAGACCTCGAAGACCATCGTCGCGGTCAACAAGGACGCCGAGGCCCCGATCTTCGACCTCGTCGACTACGGCGTCGTCGGCGACCTCTTCGACGTCGTCCCCCAGCTCACCGACGAGGTCAAGACCCGCAAGGGCTGA
- a CDS encoding SDR family oxidoreductase produces the protein MNGTVGADSGVLEGAVIAVAGAAGPAGRATLLRLAEAGATVVASDANPERLVEAVDAARYAHGGATVTGDTVDLLDPAAAREWALKTEKEFGRVDGLVHLVGGWRGGSGLTDTSLADWDFLEKLLIRTVQSTSLAFQEVLQRSDRGRYVLISAAGASSPTAGNAAYSASKAAAEAWTLALADAFRKAGGDAGPTSAAAILVVKALVHDAMRAERPNAKFAGFTDVTELAEAIAGVWDVPAGEVNGKRLWLTPQP, from the coding sequence ATGAACGGAACAGTCGGGGCCGACAGCGGTGTGCTCGAGGGCGCGGTGATCGCGGTGGCCGGGGCGGCGGGTCCGGCGGGCCGGGCGACGCTGCTCAGGCTCGCCGAGGCGGGAGCGACCGTGGTCGCCTCCGACGCGAATCCCGAACGGCTCGTGGAGGCGGTCGACGCCGCGCGCTACGCCCACGGCGGGGCGACCGTCACCGGCGACACGGTCGATCTTCTCGACCCTGCGGCGGCGCGGGAGTGGGCCCTCAAGACGGAGAAGGAATTCGGGCGCGTCGACGGCCTGGTCCACCTCGTCGGCGGCTGGCGCGGCGGCTCGGGCCTCACGGACACCAGTCTCGCCGACTGGGATTTCCTCGAGAAACTGCTGATCCGTACCGTCCAGTCCACCTCGCTGGCCTTCCAGGAGGTCCTCCAGCGGAGCGACCGTGGCCGGTACGTGCTGATCAGCGCGGCCGGAGCGAGCAGCCCCACCGCCGGCAACGCGGCCTACTCCGCGTCCAAGGCGGCGGCCGAGGCCTGGACGCTCGCCCTCGCCGACGCCTTCCGCAAGGCGGGGGGCGACGCGGGCCCCACATCGGCGGCTGCGATCCTGGTGGTCAAGGCACTGGTGCACGACGCGATGCGCGCCGAGCGCCCGAATGCGAAGTTCGCGGGCTTCACGGACGTCACGGAGCTGGCCGAGGCCATCGCCGGTGTCTGGGACGTGCCCGCCGGAGAAGTGAACGGAAAGCGTCTGTGGCTGACCCCGCAACCGTAA
- a CDS encoding DUF6421 family protein produces the protein MTEILEQAPAIDGTAAAQRVVEHPAWPALKSAVEELRPWQAKDGSIDFAADGAPSPEAAGAVVERVVAAVERLSPLLPHDDAYHRALVTDLRRWAAGGFDVPDFLDSLLAFQPARDRADGLQHLVVFAMYTQNGNPDRNLEAVVLRMVWPEWLADLEATRYDNPLFCGITFEDFTSGYDTNSAVLFPETIAVREAPERFSWGGIFCDREAARFRRVTEASVGLLGLELPDDIREMLGDQKRCEQAFVLWDMVHDRTHSHGDLPFDPFMIKQRQPFWMYGLEELRCDLTAFREAVKLEADGFGQGRDVQFAVLFDRMFRFPVTGERVRNYDGLGGQLLFAYLHKHDVVRWTDNTLKIDWARAPQVTNQLCGEIEQLYRDGIDRPKLVHWFAAYDLVSAYLAPHPGSRWAKGPDALDLDQPPRKLVDDVLPDEFPLSMFYEALSKKLKHVIASTKGITAADAGRAAA, from the coding sequence ATGACGGAAATTCTTGAGCAAGCCCCCGCCATAGACGGGACAGCTGCCGCCCAGCGGGTCGTGGAGCACCCGGCCTGGCCCGCGCTCAAGAGTGCCGTGGAGGAGCTCCGCCCCTGGCAGGCCAAGGACGGTTCCATCGACTTCGCGGCGGACGGCGCTCCGTCCCCCGAGGCGGCCGGGGCCGTCGTCGAGCGCGTGGTCGCCGCGGTCGAGCGGCTCTCCCCGCTGCTCCCGCACGACGACGCCTACCACCGCGCACTGGTCACCGACCTCCGCCGGTGGGCCGCGGGTGGCTTCGACGTCCCGGACTTCCTCGACTCGCTGCTGGCCTTCCAGCCCGCCAGGGACCGCGCCGACGGCCTCCAGCACCTGGTCGTGTTCGCGATGTACACGCAGAACGGCAACCCGGACCGCAATCTCGAAGCCGTCGTGCTGCGGATGGTGTGGCCCGAGTGGCTCGCCGACCTCGAGGCCACGCGCTACGACAACCCGCTGTTCTGCGGCATCACCTTCGAGGACTTCACCTCGGGCTACGACACCAACTCGGCCGTGCTCTTCCCCGAGACCATCGCCGTGCGCGAGGCGCCGGAGCGCTTCAGCTGGGGCGGCATCTTCTGCGACCGCGAGGCCGCGCGCTTCCGCCGCGTGACCGAGGCGTCGGTCGGCCTGCTGGGCCTGGAGCTGCCCGACGACATCCGCGAGATGCTCGGCGACCAGAAGCGCTGCGAGCAGGCCTTCGTGCTCTGGGACATGGTCCACGACCGTACGCACAGCCACGGCGACCTTCCGTTCGACCCCTTCATGATCAAGCAGCGCCAGCCGTTCTGGATGTACGGCCTGGAGGAGCTGCGCTGCGACCTCACCGCCTTCCGGGAGGCCGTGAAGCTGGAGGCCGACGGCTTCGGGCAGGGGCGTGACGTGCAGTTCGCCGTGCTCTTCGACCGGATGTTCCGCTTCCCCGTCACCGGTGAGCGCGTGCGCAACTACGACGGTCTCGGCGGTCAGCTCCTCTTCGCCTACCTCCACAAGCACGACGTCGTCCGCTGGACCGACAACACCCTCAAGATCGACTGGGCGCGCGCCCCGCAGGTCACCAACCAGCTCTGCGGCGAGATCGAGCAGCTCTACCGCGACGGCATCGACCGCCCGAAGCTGGTGCACTGGTTCGCGGCCTACGACCTGGTCTCGGCCTATCTCGCACCGCATCCGGGATCCCGCTGGGCCAAGGGACCGGACGCCCTGGACCTCGATCAGCCTCCTCGGAAGCTCGTCGACGACGTGCTTCCTGACGAGTTTCCCCTGAGCATGTTCTATGAGGCGCTCTCCAAGAAGCTGAAGCACGTGATCGCCTCGACCAAGGGGATCACTGCGGCGGACGCCGGGCGGGCAGCTGCGTGA
- a CDS encoding TlpA family protein disulfide reductase produces the protein MDGQAAVDTLDAAQLGTELGARATLVQFSTAFCQPCRATRRTLAEVSGMVEGVAHVEIDAEAHLTLVRALGITRTPTVLVLDAAGRVVRRAVGQPRTADVVAALGQAM, from the coding sequence ATGGACGGGCAGGCGGCTGTCGACACGCTGGACGCGGCTCAACTCGGCACGGAACTGGGGGCTCGGGCCACTCTGGTGCAGTTCTCGACCGCGTTCTGCCAGCCGTGCCGCGCCACCCGGCGCACGCTCGCGGAGGTGTCGGGCATGGTCGAGGGCGTCGCCCACGTCGAGATCGACGCCGAGGCGCATCTCACGCTCGTACGCGCTCTCGGCATCACCCGGACCCCCACGGTCCTGGTGCTCGACGCGGCGGGCAGGGTGGTGCGCCGGGCGGTGGGGCAGCCCCGCACGGCGGATGTCGTCGCCGCTCTGGGACAGGCGATGTGA
- a CDS encoding phosphatase PAP2 family protein — MHSPPLPPRTRSPLLVTGLVCGALSLALLVLVAVRWTPLMTLDTSVAGALHRRAVTEPGLVQVNRVLTDWVWDPWTMRALTAVVVIVLWWRGSRLLAGWVAVTSLVATLVQQGLKAVVGRERPRWVDPVDSAQYAAFPSGHVMTAAVTCGLLLWLLRLHGAQAPLVWTATAVAVLSMAGVAYTRVYLGVHWMSDVLGGALLGGTVAALSAAGYAGYARHTRRPVRPGDTPL; from the coding sequence ATGCACTCCCCTCCTCTCCCCCCGCGCACCCGCTCCCCCCTCCTAGTGACCGGCCTCGTCTGCGGCGCGCTCTCCCTCGCCCTGCTCGTGCTGGTCGCCGTGCGGTGGACACCGCTCATGACACTGGACACCTCGGTGGCCGGGGCGCTGCACCGCAGGGCGGTCACCGAACCGGGGCTGGTCCAGGTCAACCGGGTGCTGACGGACTGGGTGTGGGATCCCTGGACGATGCGCGCGCTGACCGCCGTCGTCGTCATCGTGCTGTGGTGGCGCGGCTCTCGGCTGCTCGCCGGGTGGGTCGCCGTGACCAGCCTCGTCGCCACGCTCGTGCAGCAGGGCCTGAAGGCCGTCGTGGGCAGGGAGCGCCCCCGCTGGGTCGATCCGGTGGACTCGGCGCAGTACGCGGCCTTCCCCTCGGGACACGTCATGACCGCCGCCGTGACCTGCGGGCTGCTGCTCTGGCTGCTGCGCCTGCACGGCGCGCAGGCCCCCCTCGTGTGGACCGCGACGGCGGTCGCCGTGCTCTCGATGGCCGGTGTGGCCTACACGCGCGTGTACCTGGGCGTGCACTGGATGAGCGACGTGCTGGGCGGCGCGCTGCTGGGCGGCACCGTGGCCGCGCTGTCCGCGGCCGGCTACGCCGGGTACGCCAGGCACACGCGGCGGCCGGTCCGCCCGGGCGACACGCCCTTGTAG
- a CDS encoding threonine aldolase family protein, translating to MADPATVRTDARRHHDPQVRGFASDNYAGAHPEVLAALALANGGHQVAYGEDDYTEHLQRVMHSHFGPTAEAFPVFNGTGANVLALQALTDRWGAVICAESAHINVDEGGAPERMGGLKLLTVPTPDGKLTPELIDQQAYGWDDEHRAMPQVVSITQNTELGTVYTPDEIRAVCDHAHERGMKVHLDGARIANAAASLDVPMRTFTNTVGVDVLSFGGTKNGALFGEAVVVLDPDSVRAMKHLRKLSMQLASKMRFVSVQLEALLAKDLWLRNARHANAMAQRLAEGVRAVDGVEILHPVQANAVFARLPHAVTERLQKRFRFYFWDEKAGDVRWMCAFDTREDDVDAFLLALKEEMARQ from the coding sequence GTGGCTGACCCCGCAACCGTAAGGACCGACGCGCGACGTCATCACGACCCGCAGGTGCGCGGTTTCGCCAGTGACAACTACGCCGGAGCGCACCCGGAGGTCCTCGCCGCCCTCGCCCTCGCCAACGGAGGCCATCAGGTCGCCTACGGCGAGGACGACTACACCGAGCACCTCCAGCGCGTCATGCACAGCCACTTCGGCCCCACCGCCGAGGCCTTCCCGGTCTTCAACGGCACCGGGGCCAACGTCCTCGCCCTCCAGGCGCTGACCGACCGCTGGGGCGCGGTGATCTGCGCCGAGTCGGCCCACATCAACGTCGACGAGGGCGGGGCGCCGGAGCGGATGGGCGGACTGAAGCTGCTCACTGTGCCGACGCCGGACGGCAAGCTGACACCGGAGCTCATCGACCAGCAGGCGTACGGCTGGGACGACGAGCACCGGGCCATGCCACAGGTCGTCTCGATCACCCAGAACACCGAGCTCGGCACCGTCTACACGCCCGACGAGATCCGCGCCGTCTGCGACCACGCCCACGAGCGGGGCATGAAGGTGCACCTCGACGGCGCCCGCATAGCCAACGCCGCCGCGTCGCTGGACGTGCCGATGCGTACGTTCACCAACACGGTGGGTGTCGACGTCCTCTCGTTCGGCGGCACCAAGAACGGCGCGCTCTTCGGGGAGGCCGTCGTCGTGCTGGACCCGGACTCCGTCCGGGCCATGAAGCACCTGCGCAAGCTGTCGATGCAGCTCGCCTCCAAGATGCGTTTCGTCTCGGTGCAGCTCGAGGCGCTCCTCGCGAAGGACCTCTGGCTGCGCAACGCGCGCCACGCCAACGCCATGGCCCAGCGGCTCGCCGAGGGGGTCCGGGCGGTCGACGGCGTGGAGATCCTCCACCCGGTCCAGGCCAACGCCGTCTTCGCGCGGCTGCCGCACGCGGTGACCGAACGGCTGCAGAAGCGGTTCCGGTTCTACTTCTGGGACGAGAAGGCGGGCGACGTCCGCTGGATGTGCGCCTTCGACACCCGCGAGGACGATGTCGACGCCTTCCTGCTGGCGCTCAAGGAAGAGATGGCACGGCAGTAG
- a CDS encoding DUF5134 domain-containing protein — protein MHGPALSGWLLMALCGATGAYCLLRTRTGTERERRSARAEALMGFGMAAMAVPAALYTLPEWMWVVYAVVFGAAALHAVVHARDGGHHLHHLVGSLAMVYMALAMAPGAAHATGGGHSGHGAGTAGSAGGVPALTGALLVYYGLYVLRSAGRLIPAPAGVSVGGGGGVMTGPGPGERTDLALACRMAMGTAMFTMLLTL, from the coding sequence GTGCACGGACCGGCGCTGTCCGGCTGGCTGCTCATGGCGTTGTGCGGGGCCACGGGGGCTTACTGCCTCCTGCGGACCCGCACCGGCACCGAGCGGGAACGGAGATCGGCGCGTGCGGAGGCGCTGATGGGGTTCGGGATGGCCGCGATGGCGGTGCCCGCGGCCCTGTACACCCTCCCGGAGTGGATGTGGGTGGTGTACGCGGTGGTCTTCGGCGCGGCGGCTCTGCACGCGGTCGTGCACGCCAGGGACGGCGGGCACCATCTGCACCATCTGGTGGGTTCGCTCGCCATGGTCTACATGGCCCTGGCCATGGCGCCGGGCGCCGCCCACGCGACGGGAGGCGGCCACTCCGGCCACGGAGCCGGGACGGCCGGATCCGCGGGAGGCGTGCCCGCGCTGACGGGAGCGCTGCTGGTGTACTACGGGCTGTACGTCCTGCGTTCGGCGGGCCGGCTGATACCCGCGCCCGCCGGTGTGTCCGTCGGCGGTGGTGGAGGCGTCATGACGGGCCCGGGCCCCGGCGAGCGGACGGATCTCGCCCTGGCGTGCAGGATGGCCATGGGGACGGCCATGTTCACCATGCTGCTCACCCTGTGA